In Archangium violaceum, the following are encoded in one genomic region:
- a CDS encoding hybrid sensor histidine kinase/response regulator — protein sequence MRPDPEHASRPIRVLLVEDDEDDYLLTREALEPVGPRRRMVLEWAQTCEQALAEMASGRHDVCLLDHRLGAITGLELLEQARRRGWRGPVILLTSQGDDALDHQAMEAGAADFLEKSQLTPTLLDRSIRYALQHARTMEELHRSHAGFRELIERLPDGIAVLDDEHLIYANPALLTLLGCSSPDELVGGRVAELEERFFHPEDLSKLLHGLREGAKSGQPVSPGEVRLVRKTGGVVPVEFAQAPVVFDGRPGLVRIVRDLTERKQMQARLMLSDRMASLGTLAAGIAHEINNPLAYTIATLGHVETEVLPRLGAHEDDLRKLIADAQLGAGRVRDIVRQLKLFSRADEDARPGPVEVHRVLETAIRMASNEIRHRARLVCDFSERLVVEANESRLGQVVVNLLVNAAQAIPEGQVDRNEIRVSSRPHAEGVMIEVRDTGSGIPAEHLDRLFEPFFTTKPVGVGTGLGLPICHGIVSGFGGRMEVESEVGKGSTFRVILRAATTEAPPPAPSHPAQESRTAPVAPEAPRRGRLLVVDDEPMLGVSIRRTLQREHDVVTLTSAREACARLLGGEHFDVILCDIMMPEMSGMELHQELEHRAPELARRMVFLTGGAFTPNARAFLERVGNPRVEKPFCAQELRELVQSLVTGSRG from the coding sequence ATGCGGCCTGACCCAGAACATGCTTCGCGTCCCATCCGTGTCCTGCTCGTCGAAGATGATGAAGATGACTACCTCCTGACACGTGAAGCGCTGGAGCCCGTGGGGCCGCGCCGGAGGATGGTGCTCGAGTGGGCCCAGACCTGCGAGCAGGCGCTCGCGGAGATGGCGTCGGGGCGCCATGACGTGTGCCTGCTCGACCATCGCCTCGGGGCCATCACCGGGCTCGAGCTGCTCGAGCAGGCGCGACGCAGGGGGTGGCGTGGCCCGGTCATCCTGCTGACCTCGCAGGGGGACGACGCGCTCGACCATCAGGCGATGGAGGCCGGGGCCGCTGACTTCCTCGAGAAGTCTCAGCTGACACCGACGCTCCTGGATCGCTCCATCCGTTATGCGCTCCAGCACGCGCGCACGATGGAGGAGCTGCACCGATCCCATGCGGGCTTCCGGGAGCTCATCGAGCGACTGCCCGATGGAATCGCCGTGTTGGACGACGAGCATCTCATCTACGCCAACCCGGCGCTCCTCACGTTGCTCGGGTGCTCGTCGCCGGACGAGCTCGTGGGGGGGCGGGTGGCCGAGCTGGAGGAGCGCTTCTTCCACCCGGAGGATCTGTCGAAGCTCCTCCACGGACTCCGCGAGGGGGCGAAGTCGGGGCAGCCGGTGTCGCCAGGAGAGGTCCGCCTCGTGCGCAAGACCGGGGGGGTCGTCCCCGTGGAGTTCGCCCAGGCTCCCGTGGTGTTCGATGGCCGGCCGGGTCTGGTCCGCATCGTGAGGGATCTGACCGAGCGCAAGCAGATGCAGGCGCGGCTGATGTTGTCGGACCGCATGGCCTCGCTCGGGACGCTCGCCGCGGGAATCGCGCATGAGATCAACAACCCGCTGGCCTATACGATCGCCACCCTGGGTCACGTGGAGACGGAAGTGCTCCCCCGGTTGGGAGCGCACGAGGACGACCTGCGCAAGCTGATCGCCGACGCCCAGCTCGGGGCGGGCCGCGTCCGGGACATCGTCCGGCAGCTGAAGCTGTTCTCGCGCGCGGACGAGGACGCGCGGCCAGGGCCCGTGGAGGTGCACCGCGTGCTGGAGACGGCGATCCGCATGGCCTCCAATGAGATCCGTCACCGCGCGCGGCTGGTGTGTGACTTCTCGGAGCGGCTGGTGGTCGAGGCGAACGAGAGCCGGCTCGGGCAGGTGGTGGTGAACCTGCTCGTCAACGCGGCGCAGGCCATCCCCGAGGGACAGGTGGATCGCAATGAGATCCGCGTCAGCTCCCGGCCCCATGCCGAGGGGGTGATGATCGAAGTGCGCGATACGGGCTCGGGCATCCCGGCGGAGCACCTGGACAGGCTGTTCGAGCCGTTCTTCACGACCAAGCCCGTCGGGGTGGGAACGGGGCTCGGGCTGCCGATCTGCCACGGCATCGTGAGCGGTTTCGGTGGACGGATGGAGGTGGAGAGCGAGGTGGGGAAGGGGAGCACCTTCCGGGTCATCCTGCGCGCCGCCACGACGGAGGCCCCGCCTCCGGCCCCCTCGCACCCGGCCCAGGAGTCGAGGACCGCCCCCGTGGCACCCGAGGCCCCGCGGCGGGGCCGGCTCCTGGTCGTGGATGACGAGCCCATGTTGGGGGTGTCCATCCGTCGCACACTCCAGCGCGAGCACGACGTCGTGACGCTGACGAGCGCGCGCGAGGCCTGCGCGCGGCTGCTGGGCGGCGAGCACTTCGACGTCATCCTGTGCGACATCATGATGCCGGAGATGAGCGGGATGGAGCTGCATCAGGAGCTCGAGCACCGCGCTCCCGAGCTGGCCAGGCGGATGGTGTTCCTGACGGGAGGCGCCTTCACTCCGAATGCGCGCGCCTTCCTGGAGCGGGTCGGCAACCCCCGGGTGGAGAAGCCCTTTTGCGCGCAAGAATTGCGCGAGCTGGTGCAATCGCTGGTGACCGGGAGTCGTGGCTGA
- a CDS encoding sensor histidine kinase encodes MLLSPRSPASLSRSTLLKMGVRIAGVIALATLFSYLHVLNSVRTENLARLERYVVERSQREAGIFLLAEDNHAVLRDALAEKLQASRQEDVSARFDSLFARMPDGTLRNRPEVFDGTRMPGVFIPASLEPDAELRRRILASYDVLAQYGPAFRTRFTNTFIVLPEGVLVLYWPERPTWCQEAETGFSVVTLDFFIRSLPEKNAARQSVWCGIYADPGTQKPMVSVSTPLDVDGHHVATFGHDVLLKELMDRAIRDHLPGAYNMILGEEGAPIAHPDLSPEAVGDASHGEGQHDSGQTGVGSLGTEEQRLHVRRIFERLKATPPDQTVVKLPEYGEYLSRAPLEGPGWDFVTVLPEHVVSEPALGAARYVLLFGLASLLLELAIMYWVLKQQITRPLEAFTQATDRVAAGDYHVELDTSREDELGQLARAFRMMADQVQRRQEELRQANEGLEHRVEERTRELKDVHQRLVDSARRAGMAEIATNVLHNVGNVLNSVYTSAQVAKERLCRARLEHVSRVAGLLQSNQDDLTTFLTRDERGRHLIPFLERLGQHLVEERQGILSLLDDVGRYTEHIGDIVKVQQNYARTPRMHEPVLLSELVEDALRINSAGLSSHQVQVDKQLASLPPVLTDKHKTLMILVNLISNARYALDAVSPDERRLLVRLETPAAERFRLEIRDNGVGIEPEMLTRIFQYGFTTREEGHGFGLHSSALAAQELGGSLMAHSDGPGRGATFTLELPYQPAQGET; translated from the coding sequence ATGCTGCTTTCCCCCCGTTCGCCAGCCTCCCTTTCCCGCTCGACACTGCTGAAGATGGGCGTGCGCATCGCCGGGGTGATCGCCCTGGCCACGCTCTTCAGCTACCTCCACGTGCTGAACTCGGTGCGCACCGAGAACCTCGCGCGGTTGGAGCGGTATGTCGTGGAACGCAGCCAGCGCGAGGCGGGCATCTTCCTGCTGGCGGAGGACAACCACGCCGTCCTGCGCGACGCGCTCGCGGAGAAGCTCCAGGCCTCGCGGCAGGAGGACGTGAGCGCGCGCTTCGACAGCCTCTTCGCCCGGATGCCCGACGGCACCCTGCGCAACCGCCCCGAGGTCTTCGACGGCACGCGCATGCCGGGCGTCTTCATCCCCGCGAGCCTGGAGCCCGACGCCGAGCTGCGCCGACGCATCCTGGCCTCGTATGACGTGCTCGCCCAGTACGGGCCCGCCTTCCGTACGCGCTTCACGAACACGTTCATCGTGCTGCCGGAGGGAGTGCTCGTTCTCTACTGGCCGGAGCGCCCCACGTGGTGCCAGGAGGCGGAGACCGGTTTCTCGGTCGTCACCCTGGATTTCTTCATCCGGAGCCTTCCCGAGAAGAACGCCGCGCGGCAGTCGGTCTGGTGCGGCATCTACGCGGATCCGGGCACCCAGAAGCCGATGGTCTCGGTCTCCACGCCGCTGGACGTCGATGGCCACCACGTCGCGACGTTCGGCCACGACGTGCTGTTGAAGGAGTTGATGGACCGCGCCATCCGGGACCACCTGCCGGGCGCGTACAACATGATCCTCGGCGAGGAGGGGGCGCCCATCGCCCATCCCGATTTGAGCCCGGAGGCAGTCGGCGATGCCTCCCACGGTGAGGGACAGCACGACAGCGGGCAGACGGGCGTGGGCTCCCTGGGCACCGAGGAGCAGCGGCTCCACGTGCGGCGCATCTTCGAGCGGCTGAAGGCCACGCCGCCCGACCAGACGGTGGTGAAGCTGCCGGAGTACGGCGAGTACCTCTCCCGTGCGCCGCTCGAGGGTCCGGGTTGGGACTTCGTCACGGTGCTCCCCGAGCACGTGGTGTCCGAACCCGCCCTGGGCGCGGCGCGCTACGTGCTGCTGTTCGGCCTGGCGTCGCTGCTGCTGGAGCTGGCCATCATGTATTGGGTGCTGAAGCAGCAGATCACCCGTCCGCTGGAGGCCTTCACCCAGGCCACGGATCGGGTGGCGGCAGGGGATTACCATGTCGAGCTGGACACCTCGCGCGAGGACGAGCTGGGGCAGCTCGCACGCGCCTTCCGGATGATGGCCGACCAGGTCCAGCGGCGCCAGGAGGAGCTGCGGCAGGCCAATGAGGGGCTGGAGCATCGGGTCGAGGAGCGCACGCGGGAGCTGAAGGACGTCCACCAACGGCTGGTGGATTCGGCCCGGCGGGCGGGGATGGCGGAGATCGCCACCAACGTGCTGCACAACGTGGGCAACGTGCTCAACAGCGTCTACACGTCCGCGCAGGTGGCCAAGGAGCGCCTGTGCCGGGCGCGGTTGGAGCACGTGAGCCGGGTGGCGGGCCTGCTCCAGTCGAACCAGGACGATCTCACCACCTTCCTCACCCGGGACGAGCGTGGCCGGCACCTCATCCCCTTCCTGGAGAGGCTGGGCCAGCACCTGGTGGAGGAGCGGCAGGGCATCCTCTCGTTGCTCGACGACGTCGGCCGGTACACCGAGCACATCGGTGACATCGTCAAGGTGCAGCAGAACTACGCGAGGACGCCCCGGATGCATGAACCGGTGCTCCTGTCGGAGCTGGTGGAGGATGCCCTGCGCATCAACTCGGCCGGGCTCTCCAGTCACCAGGTGCAGGTGGACAAGCAGCTGGCGTCCCTGCCACCCGTGCTGACCGACAAGCACAAGACGTTGATGATCCTGGTCAACCTGATCAGCAACGCCCGGTATGCGCTGGACGCCGTGTCACCGGACGAGCGCCGCCTGTTGGTGCGGTTGGAGACCCCCGCCGCCGAGCGCTTCCGCCTGGAGATCCGCGACAACGGAGTGGGCATCGAGCCGGAGATGCTCACCCGCATCTTCCAGTACGGGTTCACCACGCGCGAGGAGGGGCATGGCTTCGGTCTGCACTCCAGCGCGCTGGCGGCCCAGGAGCTGGGCGGCTCGCTGATGGCGCACAGCGACGGCCCGGGGCGAGGGGCCACGTTCACGCTGGAGTTGCCCTATCAGCCGGCCCAGGGCGAGACCTGA
- a CDS encoding peroxidase family protein yields MPSIHGLLVRNGEGTPLGQFVPSGKFGRLFPSLQPLLPPLAALEELGGAMRDATPADPKGDNEDIPAGFTYLGQFIDHDITFDTTPIQEVQVDPLALHNFRTPALDLDCVYGRGPGDQPYLYELPPNEARFVLGRTNAKPGGGDPKVKTELPFDLPRGSQALAIIGDPRNDENLIVAQLHLAFLRFHNKVVDGLKDGSIAPPPSSTQATLFEQARKLVIWHYQWIVLNDFLRRVVDDDVLDKVLEKGRSFYLPTVDAYIPVEFSAAAYRLGHSMVREAYDYNEVFTFKPSARQRTPASLSLLFRFSGRSGTGVPIPSDWIIDWRRFFKFPNDGVTAGLSRKLDPFLVPTLSAIPDHGVLPGVNLPIANLKRGRSLGLPSGQNVARRMRIEPLSPKDIAKGPDGEVAAKHNLHLETPLWYYILKEAEQRGNSKHLGPVGSRILSEVFVGLLELDSGSFLASNPQWKPTLPAVKAGTFTMTDLLSFVGDLSPINDGKNLLP; encoded by the coding sequence ATGCCGTCCATTCATGGTCTACTGGTGCGCAACGGGGAAGGGACTCCGTTGGGGCAGTTCGTCCCATCGGGCAAGTTCGGGAGGCTCTTCCCATCGCTCCAGCCGTTGCTACCGCCGCTGGCGGCATTGGAGGAGCTCGGCGGGGCGATGAGGGATGCCACCCCCGCGGATCCGAAGGGCGACAACGAAGACATCCCCGCGGGCTTCACGTACCTCGGCCAGTTCATCGACCACGACATCACCTTCGACACCACGCCCATCCAGGAGGTGCAGGTCGACCCGCTGGCGCTCCACAACTTCCGCACGCCCGCGCTCGATCTGGACTGCGTCTACGGCAGGGGTCCAGGCGACCAGCCCTACCTCTACGAGCTGCCTCCCAACGAGGCGCGCTTCGTCCTCGGGCGCACCAACGCGAAACCGGGTGGCGGCGACCCGAAGGTGAAGACGGAGCTCCCGTTCGATCTGCCACGTGGCTCGCAGGCACTGGCCATCATCGGCGACCCGCGCAACGACGAGAACCTCATCGTCGCCCAGCTGCACCTGGCGTTCCTCCGCTTCCACAACAAGGTGGTCGATGGGCTGAAGGACGGGAGCATCGCGCCCCCTCCGTCCTCGACGCAGGCGACCCTGTTCGAGCAGGCCCGCAAGCTCGTCATCTGGCATTACCAGTGGATCGTCCTGAACGACTTCCTGCGGCGGGTGGTGGACGATGACGTGCTCGACAAGGTGCTCGAGAAGGGCCGGTCGTTCTACCTGCCGACGGTCGATGCCTACATCCCGGTGGAGTTCTCCGCCGCCGCGTACCGCCTGGGGCACAGCATGGTGCGCGAGGCGTATGACTACAACGAGGTCTTCACCTTCAAGCCCAGCGCGCGCCAGAGGACGCCGGCGTCGCTCAGCCTGTTGTTCCGCTTCTCCGGGCGCTCGGGCACGGGCGTGCCCATCCCCAGCGATTGGATCATCGACTGGCGGCGCTTCTTCAAGTTCCCCAACGATGGGGTGACGGCCGGTCTCAGCCGCAAGCTCGATCCGTTCCTCGTGCCAACGCTCTCGGCGATTCCCGACCACGGCGTGCTGCCCGGCGTCAACCTGCCCATCGCCAACCTGAAGCGTGGACGCAGTCTGGGCCTGCCCTCGGGACAGAACGTGGCGCGGCGCATGCGCATCGAGCCGCTCTCGCCCAAGGACATCGCCAAGGGGCCCGATGGCGAGGTGGCCGCGAAGCACAACCTGCACCTCGAGACGCCGCTCTGGTACTACATCCTCAAGGAGGCCGAGCAGCGCGGGAACAGCAAGCACCTGGGTCCCGTGGGCAGCCGCATCCTGTCCGAGGTCTTCGTGGGCCTGCTCGAGCTGGACTCGGGCTCGTTCCTGGCCAGCAATCCGCAGTGGAAGCCCACGCTGCCCGCAGTCAAGGCGGGCACCTTCACGATGACGGATCTGCTCTCCTTCGTGGGGGACCTGTCGCCGATCAACGACGGGAAGAACCTGCTTCCTTGA
- a CDS encoding cyclase family protein — protein sequence MFVFSRLFEKKAPARHLLAVLLALGAAAAHAADGMSLAEAYKVISTRKLVDLSQSISPSTPVWQGFGQASFTTASDPKTYRPYSLEQDGFRTTYYSMVGQYGTHVDPPAHFHAKGITMDRIPLKEMILPLVVIDITPLLAKDPNHALTVQDIQAWEKKNGRVPAGAFAALRTDMSKDWSTNPERFKRHPFPAWSLAAVKFLFEQRNITAIGHESMDTDTTPTMESQKWVLEQGHYQIEVMAHLDEVPPTGALIVVSWPKVENGFGFPARAFAILP from the coding sequence ATGTTCGTGTTCAGTCGTCTGTTCGAGAAGAAGGCTCCGGCGCGTCACCTGCTGGCGGTGCTGCTGGCCCTGGGTGCCGCGGCGGCGCATGCCGCCGATGGAATGAGCCTGGCCGAGGCCTACAAGGTCATCTCCACCCGCAAGCTCGTCGATCTCTCCCAGAGCATCAGCCCCAGCACTCCGGTGTGGCAGGGTTTTGGCCAGGCCAGCTTCACCACCGCGTCGGACCCGAAGACGTACCGGCCCTACAGCCTGGAGCAGGATGGCTTCCGGACGACCTACTATTCCATGGTGGGCCAGTACGGCACGCACGTGGATCCGCCCGCGCACTTCCATGCGAAGGGGATCACGATGGATCGCATCCCGCTCAAGGAGATGATCCTGCCGCTGGTGGTGATCGACATCACGCCGCTGCTCGCCAAGGATCCGAACCACGCGCTCACGGTGCAGGACATCCAGGCGTGGGAGAAGAAGAACGGCCGGGTGCCGGCGGGGGCGTTCGCCGCGCTGCGAACGGACATGTCCAAGGACTGGAGCACCAACCCCGAGCGCTTCAAGCGGCACCCGTTCCCCGCCTGGTCGCTGGCGGCGGTCAAGTTCCTCTTCGAGCAGCGGAACATCACGGCCATCGGCCATGAATCCATGGACACCGACACCACGCCGACGATGGAGTCGCAGAAGTGGGTGCTGGAGCAGGGGCACTATCAGATCGAGGTCATGGCCCACCTGGACGAGGTGCCGCCCACGGGTGCGCTCATCGTGGTGTCCTGGCCCAAGGTGGAGAACGGGTTCGGCTTCCCGGCGCGAGCCTTCGCCATCCTCCCGTGA
- a CDS encoding transglycosylase SLT domain-containing protein: protein MRRWTGLLTVWVGSGVAWAQSPETLESVRLHRADARELARKDLEACVAKKCPDAGRISLLAGTLALSEGDVAEARTLLTGAKVAEPLQPYLAFYQGQAWFYSGDPAAAAEAFARAAPKASPALAPRVQARLGEALLAAGKAKEAAESLEAAATEDPSAELLFQRAQARLAVGNATGERADLKAVALRYPAHPYADEALAKLESLKPSLKLTLAEYLQRSRGLLDAGEAKRALEELEKAEAQKLVRAKQDKAQVALVRAQALYATGKKDEAEQALAVARQGPAAVAAEAAYFTARRALKTDDNVKARELMAAVEKAWPKEGVADDAGFYVGWLDLQAGRFEDAVKSFTAFDQRHARSRKRDEAMWFRALAHIRLKQYGAAREVLDKLVDTFPRSSLVPQARYWSARGHELEGSPADVTGPAYESVITSAPNSYYALLASERLRELGREPPAAFPEAPKQLERAEVPPELKLAMVLTEAGLFRDAAEEVQARTSRIHNQEQAMAFAHALLRLGEYGHAHAVAARHLWGRAFGARLPEALAAFYPRAFANAVESEATRYKVSPFFVWAIMRRESAFRPEVASSADARGLMQVIPPTARAIAKQLAEPAPAPAELFSPSLNIKYGAWYLSQLMKRFSHPALAAAAYNAGPDATVRWVKEKGSLPLDLFVEEIPFRETRGYVKQVLADLYLYQSFYGKDAAPQRLSLTVPAPSIEGVSF, encoded by the coding sequence ATGCGGCGGTGGACGGGGCTCCTGACGGTGTGGGTAGGGTCGGGTGTGGCGTGGGCGCAGTCCCCGGAGACGCTCGAGTCCGTCCGGCTGCATCGCGCTGACGCTCGGGAGCTGGCCCGCAAGGACCTCGAGGCGTGCGTGGCGAAGAAGTGCCCCGACGCGGGCCGCATCTCCCTGCTCGCGGGCACCCTCGCCCTGTCCGAGGGGGATGTGGCAGAGGCTCGTACCCTGTTGACGGGGGCCAAGGTCGCCGAGCCGCTCCAGCCCTACCTGGCCTTCTACCAGGGACAGGCGTGGTTCTACTCGGGAGACCCGGCGGCGGCGGCGGAGGCCTTCGCGCGTGCGGCGCCCAAGGCGTCTCCGGCCCTGGCGCCGAGGGTCCAGGCGCGGCTGGGCGAGGCGCTGCTGGCCGCGGGCAAGGCGAAGGAGGCCGCCGAGTCGCTGGAGGCCGCCGCCACGGAGGACCCGTCGGCGGAGCTGCTCTTCCAGCGGGCCCAGGCACGGCTGGCGGTGGGCAACGCCACCGGCGAGCGGGCGGACTTGAAGGCCGTGGCGCTGCGCTACCCGGCGCACCCGTACGCGGACGAGGCGCTGGCGAAGCTCGAGTCGCTCAAGCCCTCGCTGAAGCTGACACTGGCCGAGTATCTGCAGCGCTCGCGCGGGCTGCTGGACGCCGGTGAGGCGAAGCGCGCGCTGGAGGAGCTGGAGAAGGCCGAAGCCCAGAAGCTGGTGCGCGCGAAGCAGGACAAGGCGCAGGTGGCGCTGGTGCGCGCCCAGGCGCTCTACGCCACGGGCAAGAAGGACGAGGCGGAGCAGGCACTGGCCGTGGCGCGCCAGGGGCCCGCCGCGGTGGCCGCCGAGGCCGCCTACTTCACCGCGCGCCGCGCGCTCAAGACGGATGACAACGTGAAGGCCCGCGAGCTGATGGCGGCCGTGGAGAAGGCCTGGCCCAAGGAGGGCGTGGCCGACGACGCGGGCTTCTACGTCGGCTGGTTGGACCTGCAGGCCGGGCGCTTCGAGGACGCGGTGAAGTCCTTCACGGCGTTCGACCAGCGGCACGCGCGCTCGCGCAAGCGCGACGAGGCCATGTGGTTCCGCGCGCTCGCGCACATCCGGCTGAAGCAGTACGGCGCGGCGCGCGAGGTGCTCGACAAGCTGGTGGACACCTTCCCGCGCAGCAGCCTGGTGCCCCAGGCGCGCTACTGGTCGGCCCGCGGCCATGAGCTGGAGGGCTCCCCGGCGGACGTCACCGGGCCCGCGTACGAGTCCGTCATCACCAGCGCCCCCAACTCCTACTACGCGCTGCTGGCCTCCGAGCGGCTGCGGGAGCTGGGCCGCGAGCCGCCCGCCGCCTTCCCCGAGGCGCCCAAGCAGCTGGAGCGCGCCGAGGTGCCGCCGGAGCTGAAGCTGGCGATGGTGCTCACCGAGGCGGGGCTGTTCCGCGACGCGGCCGAGGAGGTACAGGCCCGCACCTCGCGCATCCACAACCAGGAGCAGGCGATGGCCTTCGCGCACGCGCTGCTGCGGCTGGGCGAGTACGGGCACGCGCACGCGGTGGCCGCCAGGCACCTGTGGGGCCGGGCCTTCGGAGCGCGGCTGCCCGAGGCGCTCGCCGCCTTCTACCCGCGCGCCTTCGCCAACGCGGTGGAGAGCGAGGCCACGCGCTACAAGGTGAGCCCCTTCTTCGTCTGGGCCATCATGCGCCGCGAGAGCGCCTTCCGGCCCGAGGTGGCCAGCTCCGCCGACGCGCGGGGGCTGATGCAGGTGATTCCGCCCACGGCCCGAGCCATCGCGAAGCAGCTGGCGGAGCCGGCCCCGGCGCCCGCGGAGCTGTTCTCGCCCTCGCTGAACATCAAGTACGGGGCGTGGTACCTGTCCCAGCTGATGAAGCGCTTCTCCCACCCGGCGCTCGCGGCGGCCGCGTACAACGCGGGTCCCGACGCGACGGTGCGGTGGGTGAAGGAGAAGGGCTCGCTGCCGTTGGACCTGTTCGTCGAGGAGATTCCGTTCCGCGAGACGCGCGGCTACGTGAAGCAGGTGCTGGCGGACCTGTACCTGTACCAGTCCTTCTACGGGAAGGACGCCGCGCCGCAACGGCTGTCGCTGACGGTGCCCGCGCCCTCCATCGAGGGCGTGAGCTTCTGA
- a CDS encoding CAP domain-containing protein, producing MLALALTALLAATPLSPSTMEQQASHHVLQEFERVGRRAPQADPALTQAARKLAREALEDSPSGAVELMALTEAVSDAGGLDPTPRSYVIRAWAREHTVGTLLERKDLSQEPATHMGVGVEVEGERAALVVLLAERKATLQRFPRTFDKPGASQSLCGELEAPLRWAEVYVTLPDGRVERPALTREQGPSFCSRLLFPSAGRYTVEIIGRGAKGPEVAALFLVDVGASRQRGKGERLVEPTTVEDARVAVLARINALRRAHGGRELALDDTLNTVAQAYSERMAREGFFAHVAPDGSDLRGRLAAAGSPYRTAGENLGMASGPLSAHFGIEHSPGHRSNLLGTHFTHAGIGVAFQKIDGRDQAILTEVFSSAVADTRPPEDPLQEAYQTLATHRAARGLPALRRSPELERIALEHARRALELDQPRVQLPGSKVHDRVFSALDQAQSASVDFYVAESPSLLPDSKSLGDRKNTVVGVGAVRGDSRTYGKGQYWMVVIYAATR from the coding sequence ATGCTCGCCCTCGCCCTCACCGCCCTGCTGGCGGCCACGCCCCTCTCCCCCTCCACCATGGAGCAGCAGGCCTCGCACCACGTGCTCCAGGAGTTCGAGCGCGTGGGCCGGCGCGCCCCCCAGGCCGACCCCGCCCTCACCCAGGCCGCGCGCAAGCTGGCCCGCGAGGCGCTCGAGGACAGCCCCTCCGGCGCCGTGGAGCTCATGGCCCTCACCGAGGCCGTCAGCGACGCGGGCGGCCTCGATCCCACCCCCCGCTCCTACGTCATCCGCGCCTGGGCTCGCGAGCACACCGTGGGCACCCTGCTCGAGCGCAAGGATCTCTCCCAGGAGCCCGCCACCCACATGGGAGTGGGCGTGGAGGTGGAAGGCGAGCGCGCCGCCCTCGTGGTGCTCCTGGCCGAGCGCAAGGCCACCCTCCAACGCTTCCCCCGCACCTTCGACAAGCCCGGCGCCAGCCAGAGCCTGTGCGGCGAGCTGGAGGCCCCCCTGCGCTGGGCCGAGGTCTACGTCACCCTCCCCGATGGCCGCGTGGAGCGCCCCGCCCTCACGCGCGAACAGGGCCCCTCCTTCTGCTCCCGGCTCCTCTTCCCCTCCGCGGGCCGCTACACCGTGGAGATCATCGGCCGCGGCGCGAAGGGGCCCGAGGTCGCCGCCCTCTTCCTCGTGGACGTGGGCGCCTCCAGGCAGCGCGGCAAGGGCGAGCGGCTGGTGGAGCCCACCACCGTGGAGGACGCCCGCGTGGCCGTGCTGGCCCGCATCAACGCCCTGCGCCGCGCCCATGGCGGACGGGAGCTGGCGCTCGACGACACCCTCAACACCGTGGCCCAGGCCTACAGCGAGCGCATGGCCCGGGAGGGCTTCTTCGCCCACGTGGCGCCGGATGGCTCGGACCTGCGCGGGCGCCTGGCCGCCGCCGGCTCCCCCTACCGCACCGCCGGGGAGAACCTCGGCATGGCCTCCGGGCCCCTCTCCGCCCACTTCGGCATCGAGCACAGCCCCGGCCACCGCAGCAACCTGCTCGGCACGCACTTCACCCACGCGGGCATCGGCGTGGCCTTCCAGAAGATAGACGGCCGCGACCAGGCCATCCTCACCGAGGTCTTCTCCTCCGCCGTCGCCGACACCCGCCCACCGGAGGATCCCCTCCAGGAGGCCTACCAGACACTCGCCACCCACCGGGCCGCCCGTGGCCTGCCCGCGCTGCGGCGCAGCCCCGAGCTGGAGCGCATCGCCCTGGAGCATGCGCGGCGGGCGCTCGAACTGGACCAGCCCCGGGTGCAGCTGCCCGGCTCCAAGGTGCACGACCGCGTCTTCAGCGCCCTCGACCAGGCCCAAAGCGCCTCGGTGGACTTCTATGTGGCGGAGAGCCCGTCCCTGCTCCCGGACTCCAAGAGCCTCGGGGACCGCAAGAACACCGTGGTGGGGGTGGGCGCCGTCCGGGGGGACTCGCGCACCTACGGCAAGGGGCAATACTGGATGGTGGTCATCTACGCGGCCACGCGTTGA
- a CDS encoding DUF721 domain-containing protein: MMLPTMARRDPQTLEQLLPRVLARLAEQSGKAQSLVPVWNATVGPHISKHTRPYTLEAGELVITVASAEWAHTLSRQEPSLREQLNARLGTGAVSALVFRLE, translated from the coding sequence ATGATGCTCCCCACCATGGCCCGGCGTGACCCGCAGACCCTCGAACAGCTCCTCCCCCGCGTCCTCGCCCGCCTGGCCGAACAATCCGGCAAGGCCCAGTCCCTCGTCCCGGTCTGGAACGCCACCGTGGGTCCCCATATCTCCAAACACACCCGGCCCTACACCCTCGAGGCCGGAGAGCTGGTGATCACCGTGGCCAGCGCCGAGTGGGCCCACACCCTGTCGCGCCAGGAGCCCTCCCTGCGCGAGCAGCTCAACGCCCGGCTGGGGACCGGCGCCGTGTCCGCCCTCGTCTTCCGGCTGGAGTAG